TCGAGGATGACCACCGGATCCCCCAACGCCGAATCGGTGCGGAGCAGGTCGGCCGACGCGAGCTTCACGGCAAGTGCGAACGACCAGGATTCGCCGTGACTCGCGTAGCCCTTCGCGGGAAGACCGTTCAGCTCGAACAGGAGGTCGTCGCGATGGGGGCCGCAGAGCGTGATCCCCCGGTCGAGCTCCTGGCGGCGGAGGTCGGCGAGCGCCGTGCGGAACTGGATTTCGACATCGGCGCGACGGAAGGGTGAACCGAGTCGCTCTGCGGATGCGCCCGGCTGGTCATCCAACTCGTCATCCGACGAAGACGTCGACGACAGGGAGAGGATACTCAGTCGGCTGCTGATCTTCGGTGAGTGGTCCGACCCCGCCACAGCGAGGTAGGCCTTCTCGATGTAGGGCCGCAACTGGAAGACGAGGGCGTCGCGTTCGGCGATGAGTTCGGAACCGAGCACGACGAGCCGATCATCCCAGATCTCGAGCGTCGAGAGCTGGTTCGCCTTGACGCCCGAGTTGCGTGCCGACTTCAGAAGGGTGTTGCGCTGGCGGAGCACCCTGTCGTAGTCGGTCGCGACTCCAGCGAGCCGAGGGCTCCGCGCGAACAGCAGCTGGTCGATGAACCGGCGACGGCCGGACGGGTCGCCGCGCACGAGCGCCAGGTCTTCAGGCGCGAAGAGGACGCTCGAGAAGAACCTCGGAATCTCACGGATCTTCGTGACCGACCGGTTCACCTGCGCGCGATTCGCCTCAGAACGATTGATCTGAACCTCGACCAGCACCTCGCGGCCAGCGTGTTCGAGGCGGGCCCGGATGATCGCCGCCTGCTGCCCCATCCTGATCAGGGCCTGGTCGCTCGAGACCCGGTGCGAGCCGAGCGTGCTCAAGTAGCCGAGGGCCTCGACCAGGTTCGTCTTGCCCTGGCCGTTGCTGCCCACGAACAGGTTCGGACCTGCACCCAGCTCCAGTTCCGCCACGGAGTAGTTGCGGAAGTCGGAGAGACTGAGGTGTCGTACCTGCACGGAAAGCTCCGGGGGGAGTGGATGCCGCGCGCTGACGCGCGCGGTCTCGCTCCTCCGCTCAGTCGGCCTTCTTGACCGCGTGGCCACCGAACTGGTTGCGGAGGGCGGCGACGGCCTTCATCGACGGGGAATCCGCCTGGCGTGAGACGAACCGAGCAAAGATCGATGCGCTGATCGTCGGAACCGGCACCGCGTTCGCGAGGGCCTCCTCGATGGTCCAGCGACCTTCGCCGGAGTCCTCGACGTACCCTTCGATGTCCTCGAACTCGGGATCCTGTTCGAGGGCGAGAACCAGCAGCTCGAGGAGCCAGGAACGGACGACCGTGCCGCGCTGCCAGGCCTTGAAGGTGCCCGTGACATCTTTGATGATGTCCTTTTTGGTGTCGAGGAGTTCGTACCCCTCGGCATACGCCTGCATCAGGGCGTACTCGATGCCGTTGTGCACCATCTTGGCGTAGTGGCCGGCACCGACCTCACCGGCGTGCACGAAGCCCTCATCGCGCGGCCCCTCGGGGCGGAGCGCGTCGAAGATCGGCATGGCGCGGTCGACATCCTCCTTCTTGCCGCCGACCATCAGGCCGTAGCCGTTCTTCAGTCCCCAGATTCCGCCTGACACGCCCGCGTCGACGAAGCTGATGCCCTTCGGGGCGAGGAGCTCTGCGTGCTTGAAGTCTTCGGTGAAGCGGGAGTTGCCACCGTCGATGATGAGGTCGCCCTCGTCGAGCACACCGGCCAGGTCGTTGATGACCGAATCCGTGATCACGCCGGAGGGAACCATCACCCAGACGATGCGGGGTGCAGGCAGTGCTGCGGCGAGTGCAGCGAGGTCGGCGACGTCGCTCACGGCGGGATTGCGGTCGTAGCCCACGACGTCGATGTCCGCCGCGCGAAGACGCTCGCGCATGTTGTTGCCCATTTTGCCCAGGCCGATGAGTCCGAGGTTCATGATGTCTCCTCTTAGCGCAGAAGTAGGTTCGGTTGGAGCAGGTACTTGTAGTCGTCTGAACCGGGCTGGTCCTTCGATGACTGGCTCGTGATCAGAACCGGGCCCGGTTTGTTCGGGTTGTCGGTCTTGGTGAACGAGATGCGGACGTACTCGGAGTGCACGGCCCCCAGACCGTCGAGCAGGAACTGCGGCTTCAGCGAGACGACGGTGTCTGTGCCGGTGAGAAGAGCATCGATGGACTCGGAGGCCTGTGCCTGCTCGGAGCCGATCGCTTCGAGGGTTACACCGTCGATGGTGAACGTGAACCGAAGCGCAGCCTCCCGCTCGAGCACCAGGGAGACACGCCTCGTCGCCTCGATGAGGTCGGCGGTGTTGATGACCGCGTAGTTCTCGACCGATTCCGGGAAGAGACGCTTGACCGGCGGGAAGTTTCCCTTGATGAGCAGGGAGGTCACGGTCTTCTTGTCGGCTCTGAACGCGATGAGCTCACGGTCGTCGGTGTTCGTGATGGCGACGGAGATCGTGCCGCTGTTGCCGAAGGTCTTGCCGATCTCCTGGAGGGTCTTCGCCGGCACGAGTGCCGTGGCCGTCCCGATGTCGGAGGTTCCGGAATCCCAGTCGATGTTGCGCACCGCGACACGGTAGCGGTCGGTGGCCACCAGGGAGAGGCTGTTGTTCGAGATCTCGAGCTGCACGCCGGTGATGACAGGCGTGACATCGTCGCGCGACGCAGCGACGGCCACCTGGGCGATCGCCGCGGAGAAGTCGTCGGACTTCAACAGCCCGGACTGTTCTCCGACGACGGGAAGGCTGGGGTATTCCTCGACGGGCATGTTCAGCAGGGTGAACTTGGCCGAGCCGGCCGTGACGATGATGTGGGTGTCTTCGGTGTAGAAGCGCACCGGTGCGTTCGGCAGGCGGTTGGCGATGTCGGAGAGCAACCGGCCGGAGACGAGGACCCGACCGGGCTCTTCGACGTCGGCCGTGATCTGCGTCTGCGAGGAGACTTCGTAGTCGAACGACGACAGAGTGAGCCCGTCACCGCTGGCTTCGATCAGTACGCCGCTCAGGATCGGCAGGGTGGTTCGTTGCGGCAGCAGCTTGACGGCGAAGGATACGGCTTCGCTGAAAACGTCTCTGTTGGCTTGGAACTTCACTCTTCACCTCAGTTTGTACGTGTCTTGGTCGGTCAATGCTAGCCCGTGGAGGGGTGTTGCGTGTGCGCTCTGCCTGGGCCGCACGATCGGCGGTAGAAGTTGTTGGGCGGAATGATTAAAGGTTTAAAGATTAATCTTCTTAACCGACGTGGATATGTGGACAACTGCTTCGGATCACAGTATTCGACAGGGAACTACAACGGTGTGAGATGTAGAAACTCTGCGGAGAACTCTTGTCATTCGGCCAGTGTGGAGGAGTGGGCGAGTGACCCCATCCCACAACTCCCCACAGCCCGTCAACAATTCGGAGCGTGTTATGCACAGGGTTGTGCACAACATGTGGAAACTGGGTCTCAGATGCCCTTGTAGCGCTGGTTGTGCTTGATTCTGCTGCTGATCTCGGTGACCTGGTTGTAGATCGAACGCTTCTCGGTCATCAGCTTGCCGATCTTGTTGTTGGCGTACATGACCGTGGTGTGGTCACGTCCGCCGAAGAGCTGGCCGATCTTCGGGAGAGACAGGCTGGTCAGTTCCCGACAGAGGTACATGGCGATCTGGCGCGCTGTGGCGATGGCCTGCGAGCGGGAGGAGCCGTAGAGATCATCCACCGACAACTTGAAGTACTCGGCGGTGTGGCCGATGATGTCGACCGGCGCGATGACGTTGTCGTCGTCGAGGGTGATCAGGTCTTTGAGCACGGTCTGCACGAGCGAGAGGTCGACCGGGTTCCGGGTCAGACTCGCGTACGCCGTCACCCGGATCAGTGTGCCTTCGAGTTCCCGCACGTTGGAGGAGACCTTCGACGCCATGTACTCGAGGATCTCGTCGGGCACCTGGAGTCGCTCGCTCTGCGCCTTCTTGCGCAGGATGGCGATCCGGGTCTCGAGGTCGGGCGTCTGCACATCGGTGATGAGACCCCATTCGAACCGGGTACGCATCCGGTCCTCGAAGCCCGTCAGGTGCTTCGGAGGCAGGTCGCTGGTGATCACGACTTGTTTGTTGTGGTCATGCAGGGTGTTGAAGGTGTGGAAGAACGCTTCCTGCGTCTCCGCCTTCCCCTGCAGGAACTGGATGTCATCGATCAGAAGCAGATCGATGTCGCGGTAGCGCGAATGGAAGGCCGCACCGCGGTTGTTGGCGATGGAGTTGATGAAGTCGTTCGTGAATTCCTCAGAACTCACATATCGCACGCGAACGCCCGGGTAGAGGCTCATGGCGTAGTGGCCGATGGCATGGAGGAGGTGGGTCTTGCCGAGCCCCGAGTCGCCGTAGATGAAGAGCGGGTTGTAGGCCTTGGCGGGAGCCTCAGCCACGGCGACGGCCGCAGCGTGGGCGAAGCGGTTGGAGCCGCCGATCACGAAGTTGTCGAAACTGTACTTCGGGTTCAGCCGAGTGTCGTTGTTGCGGAGAGGGCCGACCGTCTCCTGCACAGGAGTCGTCTCGACGTATCCCGCGGGCGGCGTGGGGACGATCTCGATGACCTCGGCCTGCTGCAGGTAGTCGTTCCCGCTGATGTCGGGGTTCACGACCACGGCGAAGTTGTTGACACCGTAGGACTCATCCAGCCGGCCGAGAGCCGACAGGAGCGGGACGCGGATGCGTTGCTCGAGCATCCCTCTCGTCAGGTCGTTGGGGACCTCGAGGTAGAACGACCCGGCCATGATGCCCTTCGGCACCACCAGCCCCAGGAAACCGTGGAGTTGCGGCGTTATTCTCTCGTCAGTCGACAGAGCATCGAGGACGGTGCGCCAGTTGGCTTCCGGTGAACCGGGATCGTCGGCCATGGAACTCCTGTCGAAAGGGCTGAGTGAGTCCAAGCGGATGCCAGGGAGATCACATGAAGTGCGTGACCGATTCCCCAAGACCACTGTCACAAACCTAGGGATCTAAGCTAGTGACTGCACAGACGCAGATCAAGTTGATTGTGGGTCACCTCCGCGTGTCACTGCGGACCTCTGGTAATCGACTGTGGATAATTGGGCGTTTGCGCCGTTTGAGTTTGACCATTCGCATCTCAAGCCGTAGTTTTAATCAGTTGACTTGTGTGCAGCAGCACACCTTACGAAGCTTCCCGGCGCACATGGCTGGGCCACGGAGAACACATCATGAGCAAAAGAACTTTTCAGCCGAACAACCGTCGTCGCGCCAAGGTGCACGGCTTCCGCCTGCGTATGCGCACCCGTGCCGGACGCGCGATCCTCTCGGCTCGCCGTCGCAAGGGCCGTACCGAGCTCTCCGCGTAGTTCGTAGCGCGAAGACCTTCCAGACGATCCCCCCTCCCGGTGCTGGCCAAAACCGCTCGCGTGACGACAGCAGACGAATACCGTTCTGCCGTCCGTCGCGGTGCCAGATTCTCGGGGCCGAACACGGTGACATACGTGCACCGTGAAGATTCGGCCGGCCATCGGGATGGTTCGCCGGCACGATTCGGTTTCATCGTCTCGAAAGCGGTTGGTGTCGCAGTGACACGCAACCGCATTCGGCGACGGTTGAAGGCGGTCTGCTATTCGCTCCAGTCCACGGTCGAGCCGGGCATCGATATCGTCATCCGGGCGCTTCCGAGTGCCGCGACATCCAGTTTCGCCTCGCTCGAACGTGAAGTGACCCGTTCGTTCGCCAAGGCGAAGGTGTTGTCGTGAGTTCCTTAGCGGCTGGCCAGGGCGTGTCGGCCCTGTCGGTCATCCGTCTCTTGGCGATCGGCGTCTATCTCCTGCCGCGGAATGCTGCCGTTCTGCTGTTGAAGCTCTACCGGGCGGTCATCTCGCCGCTCTACGGTGATGTCTGCCGGTACTACCCTTCATGTTCGTCGTATACCCTGCAAGCGATCCAACAGCGGGGAATCCTGCTGGGAATCGCCCTCGGTCTGTACCGCCTCGTGCGCTGCCACCCGTGGGCGGCCGGCGGGATCGATGATGTTCCCCGCCCCCGCACGCAACACTTCCGTGTCACCAGATTCGGTTTCGTCGTAGCCAGTAGCCACGGAAAGGGCTAATCCGAAGCATGGACATCCCCGGTTTCATCAGCACCATCCTCTGGCCCATCAAGTGGGTCGTCGAGGGACTGCTCGTGCTCTTCCACACCGTGCTCACAGGGCTCGGGATGGATCCTGCCGAGGGTCTCACCTGGGTTCTGTCGATCGTCGGAATGGTGTTGGTCATCCGTGCTGCCCTGATTCCGATCTTCGTGCGCCAGATCAAGAGCCAGCGCAAGATGCTCGAAGTCGCGCCACAGCTGAAGAAGATCCAGGACAAGTACAAGGGCAAGAAGGACCAGTTCTCCCGCGAGGCCATGTCGCGCGAGACGATGGAGCTCTACAAGAAGACCGGTACGAACCCTCTGAGTTCGTGTCTTCCGCTGCTCCTCCAGATGCCGATCTTCTTCTCACTGTTCTCTGTGCTGAATGACGCCCAGAAGGGCACGGCCGGCGTCTTCTGGCTGAACTCCGACCTGGCCCTGCAGTTCGGAAACGCGAAGCTCTTCGGTGTTGCACCTCTGCACGAGAGCTTCCAGCAAGCCACCGTGACGGGTGATGTCGCCGTCATGATCATCGCGGTCATCATGGTGGTCCTGATGACCGGTTCGCAGTTCATCACGCAGCTGCAGATCATGTCGCGCAACCAGTCCCCGGAGGCCAAGAACAGCCCGATGTTCAAGCAGCAGCGCATCCTGCTGTACATCCTTCCGCTCGTCTTCGCGTTCTCCGGCTTCAGCTTCCCGCTCGGTGTCATGTTCTACTGGCTGACCTCGAACTTCTGGACGATGGGCCAGCAGTTCCTGGTGATCCGCAACATGCCGACACCGGGCAGTGAGGCTGCCAAGGCCCGCGAAATGCGGTTGGCGAAAAAGGGTAAATTGAACATCGCGACCGCCGCTGACGGCACCGTGAACCATGTTGTTCTCGAGGCGCCGAAGACGACGCAGCGTCAGCAGCCGGTCGGCAAGACCAGAGCGAAGAAGCAGGGTGAGAAGAAGTGAGCGACGTGAGCGAGATCAGCACGACCGACATCGAGCAGGACGTCGTGTCCGACGGCGCTGCTGGACTGAATGACTCCGCTGTGGTGGACGGTGCGGCTGCGGTGGATGGTGCGGCTGAGTTGAATGGTACGGCTGAGCTGGACAGTGCGGCTGAGCCGGGTTCTGCGAAGTCGGATGCTGACCCGCACGCTCTCGAAGACGAGGGCGACATCGCGGCGGACTACATCGAAGAGCTGCTCGACATCTGCGATCTCGACGGTGACATCGACATCGATGCCCGGGGCGGCAGAGCCTATGTCTCGGTCAATTCATCGGAAGACAGCAATCTCCGTCTGCTCTCCCAGCCCGACACCGTGCAGGCGCTACAGGAACTGACCCGTCTCGCAGTGCAGACTAAAACTGGCGGCTTCTCGCGGCTGATCCTGGATGTCGGTGGGAGCCGCAAGATTCGGGAAGCAGAACTGGCGCGCCTGGTGGCCTCAGCCGTCGATCGCCTCGAAGTCGGTGGCGAGGCCAGCGTGGCACTCGACCCGATGTCCTCCTACGAGCGCAAGGTCGTTCATGACCTCGTTGCCGAGCGCGGCTTCGTGTCGAACTCGGAGGGCGAAGGTCGCGATCGCCACACGGTGATCACTGCGGCCTGAATTGGATTTTCCAATTCAATAGTTTCACGTGAAACAGTCTGGCTTGCTTCAAGAATCTGAGTCGCTTCAAAAGGCTGAGTTGATCCGAGAGACTGTGGCCCGACAGATTCTTGCCCCGACCCACCGCAGCGCCACCTGGGTCGTCAGATATGAAAGGTCGTCGGTGATCGATGCCTGAGCTTCCTGAAGACCTCGAAGCAGAACCCAGCGTTGCCCCTGACCTGTTCGGTGACACGATCGCGAAGGCACGTCGTTTCACGGCAAACCTCGCTGTGCACGGGGAAGAGTACGGACTCATCGGTCCCCTGGAGCTGCCGCGTCTGTGGACCAGGCACATTCTGAATTGCGTGCTCGTGGCTCCCCTCCTCAACCCGGGTCGGGTTGGGGACATCGGCAGTGGCGCGGGTCTACCGGGTCTGGTCTTGGCAATAGCGCGACCCGATGTCGACTTTGTACTCATCGAGCCCATGGAGCGCCGGGTCAAGTGGCTGAACGACCAATCAGCCGAACTCGAGCTGGGCAACGTGACTGTCATGCGCGGGCGGGCCGAGGATGTCGGCTTCACGGGTGGACTGGATCAGATCACTGCTCGTGCGGTCAGTGCGTTTGCGAAGCTCATCCCGATGTGCGCTCCCCTGCTCCGTCCTGACGGTGAACTGGTGTTGATGAAGGGTGCTGGCGCTGCGGCGGAAATCGAAGCCGCCGCGAAGCAGATCAAGCGATTCAAGCTGACCGACGTCCAAGTGCGGGAACTCGGTACGGGCGTGCTCGACGATGTGACGCGGGTGATCACGGCTACGGTGCGTTGACGAGTGCTTCTGCCTTCGTTGCACCGTGTGCACAGTGCGGCCAGACACGCCGCCCGACTACGCGTTTACGGACACAGCCGGTACCTTGGTTGAGGCATGTTTCACGTGGAACATAGCAACAAACCGCTTCCACCCGCTCGTCGTTACCAATCCTCATAGCTACCACCCGTTCCATAATCACCACCCGTTCCACAGAGAGACCACATGACAAGCGAACCGATCGGCTACGACGCCTCGACACCGCTCGCGCGTGAAATCGCCGATCTCTCGCGCCGCCGTAAGGCTGCCGCAGCCGCAGAGTATCCTCTCCCCCGCCAGACTCGCGTGCTCACGATCGCGAATCAAAAGGGCGGCGTCGGTAAAACCACCACGACGGTGAATCTTGCGGCTGCAATGGCGAAATCGGGTGCGAAAGTACTGGTGGTGGATCTTGATCCTCAGGGCAATGCTTCGACAGCTGTCGGAGCCGACCATCGCGCCGAAATACCCAGCGTGTACGACGTACTCATCCATGACACTCCGCTCGAAGATGTCGTGCAGAGAAGTGCAGAGTTCGAACGACTCTTCTGTGTGCCGGCCACGATCCACCTTGCGGGCGCCGAAATCGAGCTCGTACCCATGGTCGCCCGCGAACTGCGCCTGAGGGAGAGTCTCGATGGCTACCTCCGGCGCGCAGAAGAGGCTGGCGATCCCTACCACTACGTGTTCATCGACTGCCCGCCATCGCTCGGCCTCCTGACCATCAATGCCTTCGTGGCCGCCCGGGAAGTGCTCATCCCGATCCAGTGCGAGTACTACGCGCTCGAAGGATTGAGCCAGCTTCTCTCCAACATCGCGCTCATCGAGAAGCACCTCAACCCGCACCTCGGGGTTTCGACCATTCTTTTGACCATGTACGACGGTCGGACCCGCCTGGCCACACAGGTTGCAGAGGATGTGCGAAATCACTTCCCCTCCGAGACGCTCACAGCGATCATCCCCCGTACTGTGCGCATTTCGGAGGCGCCCAGCTACGGACAGACGGTCATCAGCTACGATCCGCAGTCGACAGGTGCACTCTCGTACCTCGAAGCCGCATCAGAAATTGCACGAAGAGGAGCAGAACAACATGGCTAACCCCAAAAGGACAGGACTCGGTCGGGGAATCGGCTCCCTCATCCCCACACTCGACGAATCGCGCTCCGGAAGCCCAGTCGACGTCTTCTTCGCCGACCGGGGCGAGGCTGAGCCGGAACTGGTGTCCGTGCCGGGCGCACGCCTCGCGAGCCTCGACCCACAGAGTATCGTTCCGAATGCCAAGCAGCCCCGCACGGAATTCGACGCGGATGACCTCGCCGAGCTTGTCGCGTCCATCCGCGAGGTGGGCGTGCTCCAGCCGATCGTCGTACGCGAACTGACGAAGGTCGGCGCGGCCGAACAGCAGTACGAACTGGTCATGGGGGAGCGCCGGCTTCGGGCCAGCAAGGAACTCGGCCTCGAAACCATTCCCGCGGTGATCAAAGAGACCGCGGACGAGAACATGCTGCGGGATGCGTTGCTCGAGAACCTACACCGGTCGCAGCTCAACCCGCTGGAAGAGGCGTCGGCCTACCAGCAGCTCCTGGCGGACTTCGACATCACGCAGGACCAGCTCGCAACGCGCATCGGACGGTCCCGCCCGCAGATCACGAACACGATCCGGCTCCTGAAGCTCCCCACCGCCGTGCAGAAGCGAGTGGCAGCGGGTGTTCTCAGCGCGGGCCATGCGCGTGCGATCCTCTCGGTGGTCGACGCCGATGAGATGAACCGTCTCGCCGAGAAGATCGTCAACGAGGATCTTTCCGTTCGTGCCGCGGAGGCCGTGGCATCCAGAGCGCCGAAGTCGAAGCGGGTGCGCCCCACCGCCGGACGCCGCAACGATCACCTCGACGAGATCGCCGAGCGCCTCGGAGATCGCCTCAACACGCGGGTGAAAGTGAGCCTCGGGGCGACGAGGGGTCAGATTGTGATCGACTTCGCGACGATCCAGGATCTCAACCGGATCCTCGAAGAGATGGGCGAACCGACTTTCGGAACGCAGGAACCTCGGGGACCACGCTTCCAGTAGAGGGGTCAGCGGGCGTCGCGGATCGCGACCTCGCCGATCGCCTCATACACCGCGCCGAGGTCGAGCCCAGCAGCGAGGATCCCTTGCGGAACGAGAGAAGTCTCCGTCAGACCCGGGAGCACGTTCGCCTCGAGGAACCAGGGGGTACCCTCTGAATCGATGATCAGGTCGATTCGGGAAAGGTGCCGGAGGCCGAGCGTCTGGTGGATGGCGAGGGCCGCTTCGGATGCCACTTCTGCCACCGAATCATCCAACCGCGCGGGCGTGAAGAACTGGGTCTCGCCGGCACTGTACCGCGCCTCGAAAGAGTAAACCCCTGATCGGGGCACGATTTCGACAGCAGGAAGAGCGAACGGACCCGACCCGGTGTCGATGACACCGATCGAGACTTCGGTGCCGAAGACCTTGCGTTCGATGAGCGCTGTTTCGCCGTAGGTGTAGGCGTCGACGACCGCACGCGGCAGATCTCCCGCTTCGGTGACCACGGTGACACCCTGCGCTGAACCACCCATCGCCGGCTTCACGACGACGGGTGTGCCGAGGTGCTGGAGTACCCCTTCGAGAACCTGCGTCGCACCGAGCTCGCGGAACGTCTCACGAGGAAGGGTGATCGACTCAGGCGTCTGGTACCCGGCGCGAGCCACCAGCACTTTCGCGGTTGGCTTGTGCCAAGCCAGTTGGGCGGCCGCGGCCTCAGATCCGACGTAGGCGAGGCCCTGGGCATCCAGAAGCGCTCGAAGCGACCCGTCTTCGCCGCTCGCACCGTGCAGCGCGGGCCAGACCAGGTCGGGAGACTGCGCGGCCAGCGACGCGAGGAGGGTGGAGTCGGGCTCGCGCATGGTCACCCGGTGACCACGAGAGATCAACGAATCGGCAACCCGCCGCCCGGACCGCAGCGATACGTCACGTTCGTGGGAGAGTCCCCCGGCCAGTACGACGACGGTTCGGGGTGCTGTGGTGTCGGTCATTGTCAGTCCATGTCTGGTGGTGGGGCAGAGAACGAGGGGGAAGTCCGGATGGTCGCGAGCGGACCCGTCGCGTGGAATGTCTCGAGCAGGTCGATCTCGCCGTTGATGACGGTGGTGAGCCGACGGATGCCGAGTTTGATCTGGTCGGGTGTCGGGTAGCAGTACGACAGCCGGATCTTGTTCCGCCCTCCGCCGTCTGCGTAGAACGCGGTGCCCGGCGTGTAGGCGACGAGCTCCTTCACCGCGCGGGGGAGCATCTGCTTGGTGTCGAGGTAGTCGGGCAGGGTGAGCCAGACGTAGAAACCGCCGTTGGGGTTGGTCCAGCTGAGCTCCGGCAGGTATTCG
Above is a genomic segment from Subtercola boreus containing:
- a CDS encoding ParB/RepB/Spo0J family partition protein yields the protein MANPKRTGLGRGIGSLIPTLDESRSGSPVDVFFADRGEAEPELVSVPGARLASLDPQSIVPNAKQPRTEFDADDLAELVASIREVGVLQPIVVRELTKVGAAEQQYELVMGERRLRASKELGLETIPAVIKETADENMLRDALLENLHRSQLNPLEEASAYQQLLADFDITQDQLATRIGRSRPQITNTIRLLKLPTAVQKRVAAGVLSAGHARAILSVVDADEMNRLAEKIVNEDLSVRAAEAVASRAPKSKRVRPTAGRRNDHLDEIAERLGDRLNTRVKVSLGATRGQIVIDFATIQDLNRILEEMGEPTFGTQEPRGPRFQ
- a CDS encoding D-alanine--D-alanine ligase family protein, which encodes MTDTTAPRTVVVLAGGLSHERDVSLRSGRRVADSLISRGHRVTMREPDSTLLASLAAQSPDLVWPALHGASGEDGSLRALLDAQGLAYVGSEAAAAQLAWHKPTAKVLVARAGYQTPESITLPRETFRELGATQVLEGVLQHLGTPVVVKPAMGGSAQGVTVVTEAGDLPRAVVDAYTYGETALIERKVFGTEVSIGVIDTGSGPFALPAVEIVPRSGVYSFEARYSAGETQFFTPARLDDSVAEVASEAALAIHQTLGLRHLSRIDLIIDSEGTPWFLEANVLPGLTETSLVPQGILAAGLDLGAVYEAIGEVAIRDAR